A section of the Ornithinimicrobium sufpigmenti genome encodes:
- a CDS encoding helix-turn-helix domain-containing protein has protein sequence MKVHERLDQELSKQGKTQAALAEAVGVSSATVSQWRSGTKTPSATNLVKVAGFLGVQPSWLSYGELGGKTKTVDPKQRDAYRRECVWYHRPAPQDAGRELGNAAGFAFHGGLSTFGRETSQNILDEAQPGQPTVEARYTLIEISGSRLNSFLEAIKFDDLKPHLEAAADSRQKVAAVIRRGLSALADDGRLILLRVEDYGAKGLVGPEYDDGNYMAVVRNILDSFKGDNAGGSYGLGKSVMWACSQFGMVLINSTLSVAQDGKREGRYIGRLELPWHRLTAAEAGSPEAYAGPAWFGEKDEARGDVTRSYWGNEALALDTYLARDEDQPGTSFLIVGAYDPDERFQTIEDMHDELVRALAANFWPAMVERAGDDPGMMTALVRSERNGVTIKSDLVDPHSYTPAKARMLRMHRDDLTVDSLEQPGDVVRRRITLEVPKRLSDGAHGSQQHEAVLLVTEADEDDTDANRVAFLRGSHMVIREELVPGLRMGSRTFHAVVLAGLAAGGEPADKAADRFLRAAEPPEHDDWMVTPDVSSSYARGYGTALKNFRIEVRKAIREIVGRPTRDLSDGPDALKELLRINPPTVDTTKRPRVKSAVGKPDAEGRWSLDVRVSLPAREAPWRFSPVLRFGTDSGAAIPVVWEKLVPETRCTVTGDVVVAEAGAREVRFHGTSRADTHPVMASLATALVDVRVYKEASK, from the coding sequence ATGAAGGTGCACGAGCGGCTCGACCAAGAGCTGAGCAAGCAGGGCAAGACTCAAGCAGCGCTCGCCGAGGCGGTGGGCGTGTCCTCCGCAACCGTGTCGCAATGGCGGTCAGGCACCAAGACCCCCAGCGCCACGAATCTGGTGAAGGTGGCGGGTTTCCTCGGCGTCCAGCCGTCTTGGCTGTCTTACGGGGAACTTGGCGGGAAGACCAAGACTGTGGACCCGAAGCAGCGCGATGCCTACCGGCGCGAGTGTGTCTGGTACCACCGACCCGCACCGCAGGACGCCGGAAGGGAGCTCGGCAACGCTGCCGGCTTCGCGTTCCATGGTGGATTGTCGACCTTCGGACGGGAGACGAGCCAAAACATCCTCGACGAGGCGCAGCCGGGCCAGCCCACCGTGGAAGCCCGCTACACCCTCATTGAGATCTCCGGGTCACGCCTCAACAGCTTCCTAGAGGCCATCAAGTTCGACGACCTCAAGCCCCACCTCGAGGCCGCGGCCGACAGCCGCCAGAAGGTGGCAGCGGTCATTCGACGCGGGCTGAGTGCACTCGCTGACGACGGAAGGCTCATACTGCTGCGCGTCGAGGACTACGGGGCCAAGGGGCTCGTTGGGCCAGAGTACGACGACGGCAACTACATGGCCGTGGTACGCAACATCCTCGACTCGTTCAAGGGTGACAACGCAGGCGGCTCCTACGGGCTGGGCAAGTCCGTGATGTGGGCCTGCTCGCAGTTCGGCATGGTCCTCATCAACAGCACGCTCTCCGTTGCCCAGGACGGCAAGCGAGAAGGACGGTACATCGGCCGACTCGAGCTGCCCTGGCACCGTCTGACAGCCGCCGAAGCGGGCAGTCCCGAGGCCTATGCCGGACCGGCATGGTTCGGTGAGAAGGACGAGGCACGCGGCGATGTCACGCGGTCCTACTGGGGCAACGAGGCCCTCGCGCTCGACACCTATCTCGCCCGGGACGAGGATCAGCCTGGTACGTCGTTCCTCATCGTAGGTGCATACGACCCCGACGAGCGCTTCCAGACGATCGAGGACATGCACGACGAGCTCGTGAGGGCACTGGCGGCGAACTTCTGGCCAGCCATGGTGGAACGCGCAGGTGACGACCCCGGCATGATGACCGCGCTGGTCCGGTCCGAGCGGAACGGCGTCACCATCAAGTCCGACCTCGTCGACCCCCACTCGTACACACCCGCCAAGGCACGGATGCTCCGGATGCACCGCGACGACCTCACCGTTGACAGCCTAGAGCAGCCAGGTGACGTCGTTCGGCGCCGTATCACTCTCGAGGTACCAAAGCGCTTGTCCGACGGCGCGCATGGCTCTCAGCAGCACGAGGCGGTTCTGCTAGTGACCGAGGCCGACGAGGACGATACCGACGCCAACCGGGTCGCCTTTCTGCGCGGCAGCCACATGGTCATCCGCGAGGAGCTAGTGCCTGGCCTTCGCATGGGCAGCCGAACCTTCCACGCCGTGGTGCTCGCTGGCCTTGCTGCTGGCGGCGAGCCCGCCGACAAGGCTGCGGACCGCTTCCTCCGGGCCGCCGAGCCTCCTGAGCACGACGACTGGATGGTGACTCCCGATGTGTCGAGCTCCTACGCCCGGGGTTACGGCACGGCGCTCAAAAACTTCAGGATCGAGGTCCGCAAGGCCATCCGCGAAATCGTCGGGCGTCCCACCCGTGACCTTTCCGATGGTCCCGATGCGCTCAAGGAGCTGCTTCGCATCAACCCGCCGACTGTCGACACGACGAAACGTCCCCGGGTCAAGAGCGCCGTTGGGAAGCCGGACGCCGAGGGACGGTGGTCCCTCGATGTAAGGGTCAGCCTTCCGGCGCGCGAGGCCCCCTGGCGCTTCAGCCCGGTTCTGCGGTTCGGAACCGACTCCGGCGCGGCCATCCCGGTCGTGTGGGAAAAGCTGGTCCCCGAGACCAGGTGCACCGTGACCGGTGACGTCGTCGTTGCGGAGGCAGGGGCCCGCGAGGTCCGGTTCCACGGCACCTCCAGGGCCGACACCCACCCCGTTATGGCAAGTCTTGCGACGGCACTGGTTGACGTCCGCGTCTACAAGGAGGCGTCCAAGTGA
- a CDS encoding DNA cytosine methyltransferase, with product MTRPTVIDLFAGCGGMTVGFSLEGFDPILAVEQDKFAAATYAANFGEDHVHAGDIADVMNQEIPTADLVIGGPPCQGFSNLGLKRLDDPRNQLWREYMRFITMAKPQVFVIENVDRFSSSPEFHMLLAEVDRGVLKDYEISYGVLNAADYGVSQRRRRTIVIGSRVGKIQLPEPTHARKPSPASGLLPWRTVKDRIHGLPAIPDSTELPDSLTEFFGETMPGMFKGLEIHFRRDPRPISLARYSYVPPGGGRFDVPTDLLPRCWREKPTGTTDVMGRMRWDFPSHTIRTEFFKPEKGSYLHPQWVPGRPRHGEDARWIKGDPMKSVNRVVTHYEASLLQDFPEDYLWVGTKIAIAKQIGNAVPSGLARAIARQVRPAVA from the coding sequence ATGACGAGACCGACCGTGATCGACCTATTCGCAGGGTGCGGCGGTATGACGGTCGGCTTTAGCCTAGAGGGATTCGACCCCATCCTGGCGGTGGAGCAAGACAAGTTCGCGGCAGCGACGTACGCGGCCAACTTCGGTGAGGATCATGTCCATGCCGGCGACATCGCCGATGTCATGAACCAAGAGATCCCGACTGCCGACCTCGTGATCGGTGGACCGCCTTGCCAGGGGTTCTCCAACCTTGGGCTCAAGCGACTCGATGACCCTCGAAACCAGCTCTGGCGCGAGTACATGAGGTTCATCACCATGGCGAAGCCCCAAGTCTTCGTCATCGAAAACGTGGATCGCTTCAGCAGTTCGCCGGAGTTCCACATGCTCTTGGCCGAGGTCGACCGCGGCGTCCTCAAAGATTACGAGATCTCTTACGGCGTTCTGAACGCAGCCGACTACGGAGTGTCGCAGCGCCGGCGCCGAACGATAGTGATCGGATCGCGCGTCGGGAAGATCCAGCTTCCAGAACCCACGCACGCACGCAAGCCCTCTCCTGCATCAGGCCTGTTGCCGTGGCGGACTGTCAAGGACCGCATCCATGGACTTCCTGCCATTCCCGACTCCACAGAGCTCCCGGATTCACTCACAGAGTTCTTCGGTGAGACTATGCCAGGGATGTTCAAGGGGCTTGAGATCCATTTTCGCCGTGACCCGAGGCCCATCTCACTTGCCCGCTACTCCTACGTCCCCCCAGGCGGCGGTCGATTCGACGTGCCCACCGACCTTCTCCCGCGGTGCTGGCGTGAGAAACCGACAGGAACTACCGACGTGATGGGGCGGATGCGATGGGACTTCCCGTCACATACTATCCGCACCGAGTTCTTCAAGCCCGAGAAGGGCTCGTATCTGCACCCTCAGTGGGTGCCCGGTCGGCCGCGACACGGCGAGGACGCCAGATGGATCAAAGGCGATCCGATGAAGTCCGTGAACCGCGTGGTGACCCACTACGAGGCGAGTCTTCTGCAGGACTTCCCCGAGGATTACCTCTGGGTGGGAACGAAGATCGCAATCGCAAAGCAAATTGGCAATGCCGTTCCCTCCGGCCTCGCACGGGCCATCGCCCGGCAGGTTCGACCCGCTGTCGCATGA
- a CDS encoding restriction endonuclease, with protein MRGQSTSDAKGKAFEALAEFLFQCLGCRTKRNITSPLHSEQLDLVGVHLGALNPLPTFFIIECKYWEDKVDSKAVGYFINICRSRKAKLAIIFSKNGLTGSAKDQTAAHSIAFGAANDGIHLILVTEADIERLSSDDDFANMLIDAWILAAAGAGVGLS; from the coding sequence GTGCGTGGCCAGTCCACGAGTGACGCCAAAGGAAAGGCGTTTGAGGCCCTCGCAGAATTTCTATTTCAGTGCCTCGGTTGCCGCACCAAGCGCAACATCACAAGCCCGTTACATAGCGAGCAACTCGATCTCGTTGGCGTGCACCTCGGGGCACTGAACCCGCTTCCCACGTTCTTCATTATCGAATGCAAGTACTGGGAAGATAAGGTGGACAGCAAGGCGGTTGGGTACTTTATAAATATCTGTCGCAGTCGGAAGGCAAAACTTGCGATCATCTTTTCTAAGAACGGCCTGACGGGTAGCGCGAAGGATCAAACCGCGGCGCATTCGATTGCCTTCGGTGCAGCAAACGACGGTATCCACCTCATCCTTGTCACGGAGGCGGATATTGAGAGGCTTTCCAGTGATGACGATTTTGCAAATATGTTGATCGACGCGTGGATACTTGCGGCGGCGGGGGCTGGGGTAGGACTGTCTTAA
- a CDS encoding NaeI family type II restriction endonuclease: protein MGTVPAAWAIRSNLSQAVPVDLVPFKDWFDAQDDARERFRWALRDSLDELLDGQRTGRWAYQHLSKTEKTYLGTAVEVNLTKEFEFRNGAHLDWQIAGGDIDCKFSKDLGGWEIPMEMYLCEDHGDRQGKANQAALVTWLNDDTSQWAAGLITVTDERLRWRSDTTTGQLVRAYNRDNKRRLNDSARKDIHWLWGGLQNDLPRNLLLHLNADVRARVFSFPKSGQARVNQLFREVHGRIVGRQTVLTVAQQEDAPKRARDARLGLRSEGILVLGHQDSHRHIARALELATPVKGEWIAVRVVPVTEADSRPFFTLNGLRWAMAQDAEPGSPAPELPKKVVS, encoded by the coding sequence ATGGGCACGGTCCCTGCAGCTTGGGCCATCAGGAGCAACCTGAGTCAGGCAGTGCCTGTCGACCTTGTGCCTTTCAAGGACTGGTTCGACGCCCAGGATGACGCCCGCGAGCGCTTCCGGTGGGCTCTCCGAGACTCACTTGACGAGCTGTTGGATGGTCAACGCACAGGGCGATGGGCCTACCAGCACCTCTCCAAGACCGAAAAGACGTACCTGGGCACCGCGGTTGAGGTTAACCTCACTAAGGAGTTTGAATTTCGCAACGGGGCTCATCTTGATTGGCAGATCGCTGGCGGCGACATCGACTGCAAGTTCTCCAAGGATCTCGGTGGCTGGGAAATCCCAATGGAGATGTACCTATGTGAAGACCACGGCGACCGTCAGGGCAAGGCCAACCAAGCTGCGCTGGTGACATGGCTCAACGACGACACCAGCCAGTGGGCCGCTGGACTCATAACGGTTACCGACGAGCGACTGCGCTGGCGTAGCGACACGACGACCGGCCAGCTCGTCCGCGCGTACAACCGGGACAACAAGCGCCGCCTTAACGACTCAGCACGTAAGGACATCCACTGGCTCTGGGGTGGTCTTCAAAATGACCTACCACGTAATCTCCTGCTCCACCTCAACGCTGACGTACGGGCTCGGGTTTTCTCTTTCCCGAAATCCGGACAAGCTCGTGTCAACCAGTTGTTCCGTGAAGTGCACGGGCGCATCGTGGGACGCCAAACCGTGCTCACGGTTGCTCAGCAGGAAGATGCCCCTAAGCGCGCCCGCGACGCCCGGTTGGGTCTACGCTCCGAAGGCATCCTGGTGCTCGGGCATCAGGACTCTCACCGGCATATCGCCCGTGCTTTAGAGCTTGCGACGCCAGTCAAGGGAGAGTGGATTGCGGTGCGCGTGGTGCCAGTGACCGAAGCTGATTCCCGGCCATTCTTCACGCTGAACGGCCTGCGGTGGGCGATGGCTCAGGACGCCGAGCCGGGATCCCCTGCACCCGAGTTGCCGAAGAAGGTCGTTTCGTAG
- a CDS encoding restriction endonuclease has translation MRTLLLPTLEAVDELGGSGSINEIVEAVQRRERFSEEQQAVLQKDGPETEIRYRQAWARTYLKGMGLLDNSSRGVWSLTEAGKRLLSDPTVDSKGRERRVMQMRAAYIATTRDKRRLTNPRKKVDTDGGMADGGATWQEELLDVLMSMAPAGFERLAQRLLREADFDSVNVTGRSGDGGIDGLGVYRLGLVSFPVFFQCKRYRGSVGPGAVRDFRGAMSGRGDKGLLITTGTFTADAKREATRDGAPPVDLIDGSRLCDLLKQYEIGVTTRMVEDVTVEADVFRDA, from the coding sequence ATCAGGACCCTCCTGCTGCCCACGCTTGAGGCAGTAGACGAGCTGGGCGGCTCGGGGTCGATCAACGAGATCGTCGAGGCGGTGCAACGGCGCGAGCGCTTTTCAGAGGAGCAGCAGGCTGTCCTGCAAAAGGACGGACCTGAGACCGAGATCCGGTACCGGCAAGCCTGGGCGCGCACCTACCTCAAAGGCATGGGACTGCTCGACAACAGCAGTCGTGGCGTCTGGTCGCTTACAGAAGCCGGCAAGCGGCTGCTCTCCGACCCGACTGTAGACAGTAAGGGCAGAGAGCGTCGCGTGATGCAGATGAGGGCCGCGTACATCGCGACAACTCGCGACAAGCGACGACTCACCAACCCGAGGAAGAAGGTGGATACGGACGGGGGGATGGCTGACGGAGGAGCGACGTGGCAGGAGGAGTTGCTTGACGTGCTGATGTCCATGGCGCCCGCAGGTTTCGAGCGGCTCGCGCAGAGACTCCTCAGGGAGGCCGACTTCGACAGTGTCAATGTGACGGGCCGCTCCGGGGACGGTGGCATCGATGGCTTGGGCGTGTACAGGCTCGGATTGGTCAGTTTTCCGGTCTTCTTCCAGTGTAAGAGATACCGCGGAAGCGTGGGACCTGGCGCCGTGAGGGACTTCAGGGGCGCGATGTCGGGACGCGGGGACAAGGGACTGCTTATCACCACGGGAACCTTCACTGCCGACGCCAAGCGGGAGGCCACACGAGACGGCGCACCGCCCGTGGATCTGATCGACGGGTCCCGCCTCTGTGACCTCTTGAAGCAGTACGAGATCGGTGTAACAACGAGGATGGTTGAGGATGTGACGGTAGAGGCCGACGTCTTCCGCGATGCATGA
- a CDS encoding DUF6339 family protein — MTGLATPLDEKKTLGGVASSVRLTPAFRLGSAGLDAQDYLTEVSGLRTHKLEPVHVLLEEVMARYDQAEAAASDSWLGPRLHAVLRLSRREAGNRAVWRFLGLWGADYTRWRFGPPVGEDDPEQAAKSERFVGPSSKHALARLWWMVEVFRNGKNYAPAALALTNQDIVNNLFRMRISNHRPTALAALAVLPSSADGTMLTGGREANALAKAANAAASTLVLDLIGPDIELDASARVQWESVRGDHDPRVYFDKLPEGPDDGEAPEESVEAMKVLLTELMTGAKVRGRKSSD; from the coding sequence GTGACCGGACTCGCAACACCACTAGACGAGAAGAAGACCCTGGGCGGGGTAGCATCGTCGGTCCGCCTCACGCCTGCCTTCCGGCTCGGCAGCGCCGGTCTGGACGCCCAGGACTACCTGACAGAAGTCAGCGGCCTGCGGACCCACAAGCTGGAGCCGGTCCACGTCCTGCTGGAGGAGGTTATGGCGCGGTACGACCAAGCTGAGGCAGCCGCGTCCGACTCGTGGCTCGGTCCCAGGCTGCACGCTGTGCTGCGCCTTTCGCGGCGTGAGGCCGGAAACCGTGCCGTCTGGCGCTTCCTGGGCCTGTGGGGTGCCGACTACACCCGCTGGCGGTTCGGACCACCAGTTGGAGAGGACGACCCCGAGCAGGCCGCCAAATCGGAGCGCTTCGTGGGGCCAAGCAGCAAGCACGCACTCGCGCGCCTGTGGTGGATGGTCGAGGTCTTTCGCAACGGCAAGAACTACGCTCCGGCCGCGCTCGCCCTAACGAACCAGGACATCGTCAACAACCTGTTCCGCATGCGCATCTCGAACCACCGCCCAACAGCGTTGGCGGCTCTGGCGGTGCTCCCGTCGAGCGCGGACGGGACGATGCTCACCGGCGGCCGTGAAGCCAACGCTCTTGCCAAGGCCGCCAACGCTGCGGCCTCCACACTGGTGCTCGACCTCATAGGGCCGGACATCGAACTAGATGCCTCGGCGAGGGTGCAGTGGGAGAGCGTCCGTGGTGACCACGATCCTCGGGTGTACTTCGACAAGCTGCCCGAGGGCCCTGACGACGGGGAGGCGCCTGAGGAGTCCGTCGAGGCCATGAAGGTGTTGCTCACCGAGCTTATGACCGGGGCGAAGGTACGGGGCAGGAAGTCGTCGGACTGA
- a CDS encoding AAA family ATPase, with product MHGSQAYTSKAILAAEDELLALGLRRDGRQADPDVVEAVLAASSVDGPSLDRSQVAMVRSLATSGCRAQVALAPAGAGKTAALRVLARAWEASGGTVLGLAPTAVAADELGRATGIPADTIAKHLHHTPAGSAVGPGMLVLIDEAGMAGTRDLAVVVRHVVDAGGCVRLVGDDQQLAAVAAGGIFRDLAEQGHSHGTTATLTELHRFTDPAEGAATLAIRDGDPAALDHYLDRDRVHAGDTRDVIEAAYAAWAADRHAGRSSLLLAATRDTVRELNQRARQDRLDTESPPGREVALADGTRASAGDTVITRRNDRTLRTGDGSWVKNGDRWRVVAVHLDGAVSAERHRNGPGTRLAHVTLPASYVGEHVQLGYASTIHGAQGATVDSTHSVLTGAESRQALYVALSRGRQSNHLYLGTPTASLDDVVPAVQDTAVEPRQVLTDILARDGRAQSATTVERGDAAQLLRQAVLAYQDALPVLAQQHLGVERMVGLDDALERWLPGVTEQPAYPHLRGQLALRWIDGTPPQKVVEEATWYRGTQSLTEADDPAAALAWRIAGATPPSYRDAPLPWLPDIPPVLRQDAEKCEYLDRLIQRIHDLEQRVADEAKQSSVSDRVPWQRTLPPDVDGQLIGDLAVWRAAQGIPPTDPSPIGPPLKEPETARHQSRLVRRLSAPSAVSGSRTAGAQRERLRTSERQAERQTFHERPAREVSGPSR from the coding sequence GTGCACGGCAGTCAGGCCTACACCTCGAAGGCGATCCTGGCCGCCGAGGACGAGCTACTCGCCCTGGGGCTGCGCCGCGACGGCCGCCAGGCCGACCCGGACGTGGTCGAGGCCGTCTTGGCCGCCTCGAGCGTGGACGGTCCGAGCCTGGACCGGTCGCAGGTGGCGATGGTCCGCAGTCTCGCCACGAGCGGGTGCCGGGCACAGGTCGCCCTCGCTCCGGCCGGGGCCGGCAAGACCGCCGCGCTGCGGGTGCTGGCCCGGGCCTGGGAGGCCTCCGGCGGGACCGTCCTCGGGCTGGCGCCCACCGCTGTCGCGGCCGACGAGCTCGGCCGCGCCACCGGCATCCCGGCCGACACCATCGCCAAGCACCTCCACCACACCCCCGCGGGCAGTGCGGTCGGTCCGGGGATGTTGGTGCTGATCGACGAGGCCGGGATGGCCGGCACCCGCGACCTGGCGGTCGTGGTCCGCCACGTCGTCGACGCGGGCGGTTGCGTGCGGCTGGTCGGGGACGACCAGCAGCTGGCCGCCGTGGCTGCCGGCGGGATCTTCCGGGACCTGGCCGAGCAGGGCCACTCGCACGGCACCACCGCCACGCTGACCGAGCTGCACCGGTTCACCGATCCCGCCGAAGGCGCGGCCACCCTCGCGATCCGCGACGGCGACCCCGCCGCGCTGGACCACTACCTCGACCGGGACCGGGTCCACGCCGGTGACACCCGGGACGTGATCGAGGCGGCGTACGCGGCCTGGGCCGCCGACCGGCACGCCGGCCGGTCCAGTCTGCTGCTGGCCGCGACCCGGGACACTGTGCGCGAGCTGAACCAGCGCGCCCGGCAGGATCGCCTCGACACCGAGTCACCGCCCGGACGCGAGGTGGCCCTGGCCGATGGCACCCGCGCCAGCGCCGGCGACACCGTGATCACCCGCCGCAACGACCGCACCCTCCGGACCGGTGACGGGTCCTGGGTCAAGAACGGCGACCGATGGCGCGTCGTCGCAGTCCACCTCGACGGCGCCGTCTCGGCCGAACGCCACCGCAACGGGCCGGGAACCAGGTTGGCCCACGTCACCCTCCCGGCCTCCTACGTGGGCGAGCACGTGCAGCTCGGGTATGCCAGCACCATCCACGGCGCCCAGGGCGCCACCGTCGACAGCACGCATTCGGTTCTCACCGGAGCGGAGTCCCGGCAGGCTCTGTACGTCGCCCTCTCCCGCGGGCGCCAGAGCAACCACCTCTACTTGGGCACGCCCACCGCCTCGCTGGACGACGTGGTGCCCGCGGTTCAGGACACGGCCGTAGAGCCGCGGCAGGTGCTTACCGACATTCTCGCCCGCGACGGCCGCGCCCAGTCGGCGACAACGGTCGAGCGCGGGGACGCAGCCCAACTGCTGCGGCAGGCGGTGCTGGCCTACCAGGACGCCCTACCCGTCTTGGCCCAGCAGCACCTTGGCGTAGAGCGCATGGTGGGGCTGGACGACGCGCTCGAGCGGTGGCTACCGGGCGTCACTGAGCAGCCGGCCTACCCGCACCTGCGCGGCCAACTCGCGCTGCGCTGGATCGACGGCACACCACCGCAGAAGGTGGTTGAAGAGGCGACCTGGTACCGCGGCACCCAGTCCCTCACCGAGGCCGACGACCCCGCCGCCGCCCTCGCCTGGCGCATCGCTGGCGCCACCCCACCCTCGTACCGGGACGCGCCCCTGCCCTGGCTGCCTGACATTCCACCCGTCCTGCGGCAGGACGCGGAGAAGTGCGAGTACCTCGACCGGCTCATCCAGCGGATCCACGACCTCGAGCAGCGCGTCGCCGACGAAGCCAAGCAGTCAAGTGTGTCCGACCGGGTGCCCTGGCAACGCACTCTGCCCCCGGACGTCGACGGCCAGCTCATCGGCGACCTCGCCGTCTGGCGCGCCGCGCAAGGCATACCGCCGACAGACCCCAGCCCCATCGGTCCGCCTTTGAAGGAACCTGAAACCGCCAGGCACCAGAGCCGACTCGTTCGGCGGCTCAGCGCGCCGTCGGCGGTTTCCGGCAGCCGCACGGCAGGCGCTCAGCGCGAGAGGTTGCGAACCAGCGAGCGACAAGCCGAGCGTCAAACCTTTCATGAACGCCCCGCACGCGAGGTGTCCGGTCCGTCGCGGTGA
- a CDS encoding IS3 family transposase (programmed frameshift) — protein sequence MTMTTADVGTDDGVMSPRADQPKRRRFTAEFKAAILAEYDAAERGERGAILRREGLYSSHIIEWRKAAQAGAQAGLGGKRRDRQERELQALRARAEKAEAELARTKAALDLGGKSTRALGDALRERGQAAAVAAVIDPAVDDLAEQVGTAAACALLGRSRAGHYRAKNPPRPRPTTPRPAPANKLTEAERAHVLAVLTSQEFADKSVAQAWATLLDEGTYLCSQSTMHRILREHDMAGERRRQATHPARTRPELVATGPGQVWSWDITKLRGPERGVYYDLYVVLDIFSRFVVAWTIAAREDADIAKNMLEQAMGVHGVPDAVHADRGTSMTSKPVAQLLVDLGVARSHSRPHVSNDNPYSEAAFKTLKYAPVFPERFGSLADAGAFAEQFFAYYNHEHRHSGIGLHTPASVHYGTVGQVRAQRQSTLDAAYAAHPERFGHRRPQAPKLPQAAWINQPSQESLIQTA from the exons ATGACGATGACGACTGCTGATGTCGGCACCGATGATGGGGTCATGTCCCCTCGTGCTGACCAGCCGAAGCGGCGGAGGTTCACCGCCGAGTTCAAGGCCGCGATCCTTGCCGAGTACGACGCCGCGGAACGTGGTGAGCGGGGCGCGATCTTGCGCCGGGAAGGGTTGTACAGCTCGCACATCATCGAGTGGCGCAAGGCAGCGCAGGCCGGTGCGCAGGCCGGGTTGGGTGGCAAGCGACGAGACCGCCAGGAACGGGAGCTGCAGGCGCTGCGGGCACGGGCGGAGAAGGCCGAGGCCGAGCTCGCCCGCACGAAAGCTGCCCTGGATCTGG GTGGGAAGAGCACACGCGCTCTTGGAGACGCTCTCCGAGAGCGCGGACAAGCCGCCGCGGTCGCGGCGGTGATCGACCCGGCCGTCGACGACCTGGCTGAGCAGGTCGGCACCGCAGCTGCGTGCGCCCTGCTGGGCCGCTCCCGCGCGGGTCACTACCGGGCCAAGAACCCGCCCCGGCCACGCCCGACGACACCGCGCCCGGCCCCGGCGAACAAGCTCACCGAGGCTGAACGGGCGCACGTGCTGGCGGTGCTGACCAGCCAGGAGTTCGCGGACAAGTCGGTCGCCCAGGCCTGGGCCACGCTGCTGGACGAGGGCACCTACCTGTGCTCGCAGTCCACGATGCACCGCATCCTGCGCGAGCACGACATGGCCGGCGAACGACGCCGGCAGGCCACCCACCCAGCCAGGACCAGGCCCGAGCTGGTGGCAACCGGCCCTGGACAGGTTTGGAGCTGGGACATCACGAAGCTGCGAGGACCGGAGCGGGGCGTGTACTACGACCTGTACGTCGTGCTCGACATCTTCTCCCGGTTCGTCGTGGCCTGGACCATCGCGGCCCGCGAGGACGCCGACATCGCCAAGAACATGCTCGAGCAGGCCATGGGCGTGCACGGTGTCCCGGACGCGGTGCACGCCGACCGGGGCACCTCGATGACCTCCAAACCGGTCGCGCAGCTGCTGGTGGACCTGGGCGTGGCCCGGTCCCACTCCCGCCCGCACGTCTCGAACGACAACCCGTACAGCGAGGCCGCGTTCAAGACGTTGAAGTACGCCCCGGTCTTCCCCGAACGTTTCGGGTCCCTGGCCGACGCCGGCGCGTTCGCCGAGCAGTTCTTCGCCTACTACAACCACGAGCACCGCCACTCCGGCATCGGGCTGCACACTCCCGCCAGCGTCCACTACGGCACCGTCGGTCAGGTCCGCGCCCAACGCCAGTCCACCCTGGACGCTGCCTACGCCGCCCACCCCGAGCGGTTCGGCCACCGCCGACCCCAGGCGCCCAAGCTGCCCCAGGCCGCGTGGATCAACCAGCCCTCACAGGAGTCCCTCATACAGACCGCCTGA